Proteins encoded by one window of Colletes latitarsis isolate SP2378_abdomen chromosome 5, iyColLati1, whole genome shotgun sequence:
- the Sif gene encoding guanine nucleotide exchange factor still life isoform X7 → MGNKLSCSCAPLIRKTYRYEDSPWQTGVRGGMSSSGGRRGDTGHLLRCGSLRERKRLWAEVFHVSGGAGTVKWQQVSEDLVPVNITCIQDSPECVFHITAYNSQVDKILDVRLVQPGTRIGQASECFVYWKDTMTNDTWGLNFTSPIDAKQFRECCSPSFKISRKASSSYSLKLEPPNKQKIKTRRKPLSTPASPSRSREPQCTCMTPEQFARLRSQEARFRGFCDTSTLPRTMARSTEMEMTPGRDEITAATSSASLYDNVNNTAATPGKTPKATGGESTKQKEKQNETCQTTPKTANVGIETVTVGSQIDSPEEKGGSTVSPKKPQKQSQDTSTQQNGTEMLKSEGTQAGGTLQNKSLRKEQLHHTKSADYTDLEMQNGNIFNIANNNHGARKSKSKSTDDMRIENAQNGGISLDSNTLKRMLKPMSSIDSPVTSPEMTRKRNSHHSYHYHPSNNNQKYVIQETENENYAHPYRSPYSNKFQASRSVHDMGRQYTGDRGRTYLDSERNRCTGDMSPPSDNVIFDNQCYATTPSSSNGNSDMEQPTHCNSRRCNGGQTYQQQSMQSVSTPGSPTSRLLLEYEMHLRNTLAKGMDAESYSLRTFEALLTQSLENLEFAENIPLNVQRTPHVSRRRPISNKSSTLPLSYRYCNERQNSKDRDGYYSDRNEMIREKREREADRDRGYLSDYNSRCASCIGESARAQWFRHSDGWQSVSSTLGSDASSSINPSYSGHKREGPWDSLPSLRHDSSLNDSGYKSNRTDSLEQRATFDRQDSVRSDYMSDRDGRYGIVQQASLESTDSRLCYLTSSEMSDDDRMSLTTAVSDDDDGESVINSPYRGKETGTAAASFNCTGAIRKAGFLSVKKWLLRKKHQIELARKRGWKGYWVSLKGTTLLFYPCDSQESRSMEAAPKHLIIVDGAIMQPIPEHPKRDYIFCLSTAFGDAYLFQAPCQVELENWVNSIHSACAAAFARHRGKTGTLHLLQEEIFRLEKAIESDHKLKHMADLQQSVVSDVETKQQINNQIVQWEENLERLHCEQFRLRCYMASLQSGELPNPKSLLTHVSRATKQTLNKLGVFTVSSFHAFICARSPSLLNNLLAGRGATKRRPPLLSRSNSGSSRRSLQISSRDDEKPVKVYVPENQLVSVFLRDAMTVEEFLASACNRKNLNPMEHFVRVKKRRDMEDHNYFVPHRTDLIETYSNTHEVVEVCAKILYQVELQRNTLEQMWGFSVEAELIENSDRQDELCCYVSRVEDKSVAMQNGIIKGDEIMVINGAIVSDLDMMYLESVLQEEIGLCMMMRSSRTEPPDLTGIMRVTDDIIESLVCPPPPSDPPVISEEMISGLIVPAPGWSKESIAQECASASHIENGKQTSRTNSFEIENLLKTAEQVTGICRSPGETRKSSPTGSVVSSHSQALTPSRQLSDAEKLKKVILELIETERTYVKNLNNLLENYLEPLKRETFLSNAEINALFGNIQEIVTFQRQFLQNLDHAIEMEADFNNFDHPSQFKGVLFSIGSAFLYYVNHFKLYSSFCASHSKAQKVLHPNEGNQALQEFLQARNPRQQHSSTLESYLIKPIQRILKYPLLLQQLRNLTDERSEEHVHLIEALKGMEKVAEHINEMQRIHEEYGAIFDHLFRQHQKSCKQPIDLSPGDLLYYGGVEWLNISDFLGKIKKGLELHAMCFVFKSAVVFLCKERLRQKKKLMGVSTKANSSEVEIIRYQVLIPVTEVQVRASSAKDMESHFLWELIHLRSQLQRRSEKVYVLSNSTTEFRNAFLRTIRQIIRESVRNMSIPSTKQNLNQTPMTISPRMSTGHVDKFEKQSIGQGQNGGNNGTATVTGSLSKKLVKPQPLSTSHNVKRKYSQSKQTMEHESSEDKEMEEPGAINQQQTIFRSRSKTISDTSGSPIWKPRELSSFGEATTLPRKGENFEEERELRF, encoded by the exons ATGGGCAATAAGCTGTCTTGCAGTTGTGCTCCCCTTATCAGAAAGACGTATCGGTACGAAGATTCCCCATGGCAGACAGGGGTTAGGGGCGGAATGAGCAGCAGCGGAGGTCGCAGGGGTGATACTGGCCACTTGCTCAGGTGCGGAAGCTTAAGAGAAAGGAAGAG GTTGTGGGCCGAAGTGTTCCATGTGAGTGGAGGGGCAGGGACTGTAAAATGGCAACAGGTATCGGAAGATTTAGTTCCTGTAAATATCACTTGTATCCAAGATTCGCCGGAATGCGTCTTCCATattactgcgtacaatagtcaGGTGGACAAAATTCTCGACGTGCGATTGGTTCAACCAG GAACACGTATCGGACAAGCGTCGGAATGCTTTGTTTATTGGAAAGATACGATGACTAACGATACATGGGGATTGAATTTCACTTCTCCGATAGATGCTAAACAATTCAGAGAATGTTGC TCACCGTCGTTCAAGATTTCAAGGAAAGCGTCCTCTTCTTACTCATTGAAGCTCGAACCACCGAACAAGCAGAAGATCAAAACACGGAGAAAGCCTCTATCGACGCCGGCATCGCCGAGCAGATCCAGAGAGCCACAATGCACTTGTATGACCCCAGAACAATTTGCCAGACTTCGAAGTCAAGAGGCTAGATTCCGCGGCTTCTGCG ACACTTCTACGCTTCCACGAACCATGGCACGATCCACGGAAATGGAAATGACACCGGGCCGCGACGAAATAACGGCAGCAACGTCCAGCGCGTCTCTTTACGATAACGTGAACAATACGGCCGCAACACCGGGGAAAACGCCGAAAGCTACCGGCGGCGAATCGACCAAGCAGAAGGAGAAACAGAATGAAACGTGCCAGACTACACCAAAGACGGCAAACGTTGGCATTGAAACTGTTACCGTTGGCTCGCAG ATTGATAGCCCGGAGGAGAAAGGAGGTAGTACAGTCTCGCCGAAAAAGCCTCAGAAACAAAGTCAAGATACGTCTACTCAGCAAAATGGCACGGAAATGCTAAAGTCGGAAGGCACGCAAGCTGGCGGTACCTTGCAAAACAAATCTCTCCGGAAGGAACAATTGCACCATACAAAGTCTGCCGATTACACGGATCTGGAAATGCAAAACGGCAATATCTTCAATATAGCGAATAACAACCACGGCGCAAGAAAATCGAAAAGCAAGAGCACAGACGACATGAGGATCGAGAATGCGCAAAACGGTGGTATCAGTCTAGACTCGAATACTCTAAAGAGAATGTTAAAGCCTATGTCGAGTATCGATAGTCCTGTTACGTCACCAGAGATGACCAGAAAGAGGAACAGTCACCACAGTTACCATTATCATCCGAGCAATAATAACCAGAAGTATGTTATACAAGAAACTGAGAATGAAAACTATGCGCATCCGTATCGAAGTCCGTACAGTAACAAATTCCAGGCTTCTAGAAGCGTGCACGACATGGGACGTCAGTATACTG GCGACAGAGGCAGGACCTATTTAGATTCGGAACGTAATCGGTGCACAGGTGACATGTCGCCGCCGTCGGATAATGTCATCTTCGATAATCAGTGTTACGCGACCACGCCAAGTTCGTCGAATGGTAACTCGGACATGGAACAACCGACACACTGTAATTCCCGACGTTGTAACGGCGGCCAGACATATCAACAACAAAGCATGCAATCCGTTTCAACGCCTGGCAGTCCAACTAGCAGACTCCTTCTCGAGTACGAGATGCATTTAAGGAACACGTTGGCCAAGGGTATGGATGCCGAAAGTTACAGTTTACGAACATTCGAGGCATTGCTCACGCAAAGTCTCGAAAACTTGG AGTTTGCGGAAAATATACCACTAAACGTACAGCGAACGCCTCACGTTTCACGAAGAC GCCCCATTTCTAACAAATCATCGACGTTGCCTCTGTCTTATCGTTATTGCAACGAAAGACAAAATAGTAAAGATAGAGATGGCTACTATAGCGATCGCAACGAAATGATACGagaaaaaagagagagagaggccgATCGAGATCGTGGATATCTTAGCGATTATAATTCgag GTGTGCCAGCTGCATCGGAGAATCGGCACGTGCTCAGTGGTTTCGGCATTCGGACGGATGGCAATCGGTCAGTTCGACTCTCGGCTCTGATGCTTCCAGTTCGATAAATCCAAGTTACTCGGGACATAAACGCGAGGGCCCATGGGATTCTCTTCCATCGTTGAGGCATGACAGCAGCCTTAACGATAGCGGATATAAATCCAATCGAACAGATTCTCTAGAACAAAG gGCCACTTTTGATAGACAAGACAGCGTAAGATCTGATTATATGTCCGACAGGGACGGTAGATACGGAATCGTTCAACAAGCTTCTTTGGAGAGCACAGACTCGAGACTTTGCTACTTGACATCCTCGGAG ATGTCGGACGACGACAGAATGTCCCTAACTACTGCTGTAAGCGACGACGACGATGGCGAAAGCGTGATAAACTCGCCGTATCGAGGAAAAGAGACCGGCACGGCTGCAGCTTCGTTCAATTGTACGGGTGCGATTCGAAAGGCTGG ATTTCTTAGCGTGAAAAAATGGCTGTTACGGAAGAAACATCAGATCGAGCTTGCGAGGAAAAGGGGATGGAAAGGTTATTGGGTATCTTTGAAAGGGACCACGCTTCTCTTTTATCCTTGTGATTCGCAAGAAAGCAGATCCATGGAAGCGGCGCCGAAGCATCTAATCATAGTCGATGGCGCGATCATGCAACCAATTCCTGAACATCCGAAAAGGGATTATATATTTTGTCTGAGCACCGCATTCGGTGATGCTTACTTGTTCCAA GCGCCGTGTCAGGTGGAACTGGAGAATTGGGTAAACAGCATACATTCGGCTTGCGCAGCTGCGTTTGCGCGTCACCGCGGCAAAACCGGGACTCTTCACTTGTTACAGGAAGAGATATTTCGGTTAGAAAAGGCAATAGAATCG GATCACAAATTAAAGCATATGGCTGATCTTCAGCAATCTGTCGTTTCCGACGTGGAAACGAAACAGCAAATCAACAATCAAATCGTACAGTGGGAAGAGAATCTGGAACGTCTTCACTGCGAGCAATTTCGTCTAAGGTGTTATATGGCTAGTTTACAAAGCGGCGAGTTACCTAATCCTAAA AGTTTATTGACGCACGTATCACGTGCCACGAAGCaaacattaaataaattagGAGTCTTTACGGTGTCGTCGTTTCACGCTTTTATATGTGCGCGGAGCCCCTCGTTGCTGAACAACCTGCTGGCAGGTCGTGGAGCTACGAAAAGAAGGCCACCGTTGCTCTCGAGATCCAATAGCGGATCCAGCAGAAGATCCCTTCAAATTTCATCGAGAGACGATGAGAAACCTGTCAAAGTATATGTACCGGAAAATCAG CTGGTGTCTGTATTTTTACGCGACGCTATGACGGTCGAAGAATTTCTGGCAAGTGCTTGCAACCGGAAAAATCTCAATCCTATGGAACATTTCGTTCGCGTGAAAAAGCGTCGCGACATGGAAGATCACAATTATTTCGTACCACATAGGACCGACCTGATAGAAACTTAT TCAAATACGCACGAGGTTGTTGAAGTTTGCGCAAAAATCTTGTATCAAGTAGAATTACAAAGAAATACTCTAGAACAAATGTGGGGCTTTTCGGTGGAAGCAGAGTTAATTGAAAATTCCGATAGACAAGACGAGTTGTGTTGTTACGTTAGCAGAGTCGAGGATAAAAGCGTGGCGATGCAAAACG gAATCATTAAAGGCGACGAAATCATGGTGATCAACGGTGCTATTGTAAGCGACCTAGATATGATGTATCTAGAAAGTGTACTGCAAGAAGAAATCGGTCTCTGTATGATGATGAGATCGTCTCGAACCGAACCACCGGATCTTACGGGTATAATGAGGGTTACCGATGATATCATCGAGAGCTTGGTTTGCCCGCCACCTCCTTCCGATCCACCGGTTATAAGCGAAGAAATGATATCCGGTCTGATTGTCCCAGCTCCTGGTTGGA GCAAGGAAAGCATTGCACAGGAGTGTGCGTCAGCTTCTCACATAGAAAACGGTAAACAAACGTCACGCACGAATTCgttcgaaattgaaaatttgctaAAAACCGCCGAACAAGTGACGGGCATCTGTCGATCGCCTGGTGAAACGAGAAAATCCAGTCCTACCGGAAGCGTCGTTAGTTCTCATTCGCAAGCGTTGACGCCAAGCCGGCAGCTAAGCGACGCGGAAAAACTGAAAAAGGTCATTCTAGAATTGATCGAGACTGAACGAACTTACGTAAAG AATTTAAACAATTTGTTGGAGAATTATTTGGAGCCCCTTAAACGCGAGACTTTCCTATCTAATGCAGAGATAAATGCATTGTTTGGAAATATTCAAGAAATTGTTACCTTTCAACGACAATTTTTACAAAATCTTGACCACGCGATCGAGATGGAGGCTGATTTCAATAATTTCGATCATCCGAGTCAGTTTAAG GGTGTCCTGTTTTCCATTGGAAGTGCCTTCTTGTATTACGTAAATCACTTCAAGCTGTACAGCTCGTTTTGTGCCAGTCACTCCAAGGCACAAAAGGTGTTACATCCGA ACGAAGGAAATCAAGCTTTACAAGAGTTCCTGCAAGCAAGAAATCCAAGGCAGCAACACTCGTCGACTTTAGAGTCGTACTTGATAAAACCTATTCAAAGAATACTCAAGTATCCGCTGCTTCTACAGCAACTTCGTAATCTCACGGACGAACGAAGCGAAGAACACGTACACTTGATCG AGGCGTTGAAAGGCATGGAAAAAGTAGCAGAACACATAAATGAAATGCAAAGAATTCACGAAGAATACGGAGCTATTTTCGATCACTTGTTTAGACAACATCAAAAGTCCTGCAAGCAG CCAATCGACTTGAGCCCAGGAGATCTTCTCTATTACGGAGGCGTCGAGTGGCTTAATATTTCGGATTTTCTtggtaaaataaaaaaaggacTAGAGTTGCACGCAATGTGCTTTGTTTTCAAGTCTGCTGTCGTCTTTTTGTGCAAGGAAAGATTGAGGCAAAAGAAGAAACTAATG GGAGTTTCAACGAAAGCAAATTCCAGCGAGGTAGAAATAATTCGTTACCAAGTATTGATTCCCGTGACGGAAGTTCAAGTCCGGGCTAGTTCCGCCAAAGACATGGAATCTCATTTCTTATGGGAATTGATTCACTTGAGAAGTCAATTGCAAAGAAGATCGGAGAAAGTATACGTGCTGTCTAATAG CACGACAGAATTTCGAAACGCGTTCCTGAGGACTATTCGTCAGATAATTCGAGAATCAGTGCGAAATATGAGTATACCGTCGACGAAACAGAATCTTAACCAAACTCCGATGACAATTTCTCCACGAATGTCGACCGGGCACGTGGACAAATTCGAAAAACAGTCAATCGGTCAAGGACAAAATGGCGGCAATAATGGAACGGCAACTGTTACCGGATCACTGTCGAAAAAGTTGGTGAAACCACAACCGTTATCGACTTCGCATAACGTAAAACGAAAATATAGTCAATCGAAACAAACGATGGAGCACGAGAGTTCCGAAGACAAGGAGATGGAAGAGCCGGGGGCGATTAATCAACAGCAAACAATCTTTCGCTCCAGAAGCAAGACCATAAGCGATACGTCTG GTTCGCCAATCTGGAAACCGCGGGAATTATCCTCGTTTGGAGAAGCCACTACGCTACCACGTAAGG GAGAGAATTTTGAAGAAGAGAGAGAGCTCCGCTTTTAA